From Carassius gibelio isolate Cgi1373 ecotype wild population from Czech Republic chromosome B23, carGib1.2-hapl.c, whole genome shotgun sequence, the proteins below share one genomic window:
- the LOC128012022 gene encoding uncharacterized protein LOC128012022 isoform X1, with protein sequence MRRQTPEVVIKALVVAQMRFPRALSCFMLWSAVNACPTPSQDANITSDALQLLDQGRCLFRSILPSDTAVQVLVCVFVLMTIISLLINSYTLFSLGSSEDLSWEPRFALLKNLIPFQQVNQRAHKTVMFYCSMLLLQLLPIFLKIVSDALWEFEGNMAMVRSQDYPGDWMSAGALHIMLLVMLQVPPCINPLIYGLRNREVRETLPRLLWWRRDNR encoded by the exons ATGCGTCGTCAAACTCCCGAAGTTGTCATAAAAGCGCTCGTCGTCGCCCAAATGCGTTTCCCACGTGCTTTATCATGTTTCATGCTGTGGAGTGCAGTCAACGCGTGTCCGACTCCCAGCCAGGACGCCAACATCACTTCAGACGCCCTCCAGCTGCTGGACCAGGGACGCTGCCTCTTCAGATCCATCCTGCCGTCAGATACAGCTGTGCAGGTACTGGTGTGTGTCTTTGTGCTGATGACCATCATCTCACTTCTCATCAACAGCTACACTCTGTTCAGTCTTGGCAGTTCAGAAGACTTATCCTGGGAGCCACGCTTTGCTCTGCTGAAGAACCTCATA CCATTCCAGCAGGTCAATCAGAGGGCACACAAAACAGTGATGTTCTACTGCTCCATGCTGCTGCTTCAGCTGCTCCCCATCTTTCTGAAGATAGTCTCAGATGCCCTGTGGGAATTCGAGGGCAACATGGCAATGGTCCGTTCGCAGGATTACCCTGGAGACTGGATGTCAGCAGGGGCTCTACACATCATGCTGCTGGTGATGCTTCAGGTGCCTCCTTGCATTAATCCACTCATCTACGGTCTGCGCAACAGAGAAGTGAGGGAAACTCTGCCCAGGCTGCTGTGGTGGAGGAGGGACAACCGCTAG
- the LOC128012022 gene encoding uncharacterized protein LOC128012022 isoform X2, with the protein MRRQTPEVVIKALVVAQMRFPRALSCFMLWSAVNACPTPSQDANITSDALQLLDQGRCLFRSILPSDTAVQVLVCVFVLMTIISLLINSYTLFSLGSSEDLSWEPRFALLKNLIQVNQRAHKTVMFYCSMLLLQLLPIFLKIVSDALWEFEGNMAMVRSQDYPGDWMSAGALHIMLLVMLQVPPCINPLIYGLRNREVRETLPRLLWWRRDNR; encoded by the exons ATGCGTCGTCAAACTCCCGAAGTTGTCATAAAAGCGCTCGTCGTCGCCCAAATGCGTTTCCCACGTGCTTTATCATGTTTCATGCTGTGGAGTGCAGTCAACGCGTGTCCGACTCCCAGCCAGGACGCCAACATCACTTCAGACGCCCTCCAGCTGCTGGACCAGGGACGCTGCCTCTTCAGATCCATCCTGCCGTCAGATACAGCTGTGCAGGTACTGGTGTGTGTCTTTGTGCTGATGACCATCATCTCACTTCTCATCAACAGCTACACTCTGTTCAGTCTTGGCAGTTCAGAAGACTTATCCTGGGAGCCACGCTTTGCTCTGCTGAAGAACCTCATA CAGGTCAATCAGAGGGCACACAAAACAGTGATGTTCTACTGCTCCATGCTGCTGCTTCAGCTGCTCCCCATCTTTCTGAAGATAGTCTCAGATGCCCTGTGGGAATTCGAGGGCAACATGGCAATGGTCCGTTCGCAGGATTACCCTGGAGACTGGATGTCAGCAGGGGCTCTACACATCATGCTGCTGGTGATGCTTCAGGTGCCTCCTTGCATTAATCCACTCATCTACGGTCTGCGCAACAGAGAAGTGAGGGAAACTCTGCCCAGGCTGCTGTGGTGGAGGAGGGACAACCGCTAG
- the LOC128012022 gene encoding uncharacterized protein LOC128012022 isoform X4: MRRQTPEVVIKALVVAQMRFPRALSCFMLWSAVNACPTPSQDANITSDALQLLDQGRCLFRSILPSDTAVQLHSVQSWQFRRLILGATLCSAEEPHTGQSEGTQNSDVLLLHAAASAAPHLSEDSLRCPVGIRGQHGNGPFAGLPWRLDVSRGSTHHAAGDASGASLH, encoded by the exons ATGCGTCGTCAAACTCCCGAAGTTGTCATAAAAGCGCTCGTCGTCGCCCAAATGCGTTTCCCACGTGCTTTATCATGTTTCATGCTGTGGAGTGCAGTCAACGCGTGTCCGACTCCCAGCCAGGACGCCAACATCACTTCAGACGCCCTCCAGCTGCTGGACCAGGGACGCTGCCTCTTCAGATCCATCCTGCCGTCAGATACAGCTGTGCAG CTACACTCTGTTCAGTCTTGGCAGTTCAGAAGACTTATCCTGGGAGCCACGCTTTGCTCTGCTGAAGAACCTCATA CAGGTCAATCAGAGGGCACACAAAACAGTGATGTTCTACTGCTCCATGCTGCTGCTTCAGCTGCTCCCCATCTTTCTGAAGATAGTCTCAGATGCCCTGTGGGAATTCGAGGGCAACATGGCAATGGTCCGTTCGCAGGATTACCCTGGAGACTGGATGTCAGCAGGGGCTCTACACATCATGCTGCTGGTGATGCTTCAGGTGCCTCCTTGCATTAA
- the LOC128012022 gene encoding uncharacterized protein LOC128012022 isoform X3: MRRQTPEVVIKALVVAQMRFPRALSCFMLWSAVNACPTPSQDANITSDALQLLDQGRCLFRSILPSDTAVQLHSVQSWQFRRLILGATLCSAEEPHTIPAGQSEGTQNSDVLLLHAAASAAPHLSEDSLRCPVGIRGQHGNGPFAGLPWRLDVSRGSTHHAAGDASGASLH; this comes from the exons ATGCGTCGTCAAACTCCCGAAGTTGTCATAAAAGCGCTCGTCGTCGCCCAAATGCGTTTCCCACGTGCTTTATCATGTTTCATGCTGTGGAGTGCAGTCAACGCGTGTCCGACTCCCAGCCAGGACGCCAACATCACTTCAGACGCCCTCCAGCTGCTGGACCAGGGACGCTGCCTCTTCAGATCCATCCTGCCGTCAGATACAGCTGTGCAG CTACACTCTGTTCAGTCTTGGCAGTTCAGAAGACTTATCCTGGGAGCCACGCTTTGCTCTGCTGAAGAACCTCATA CCATTCCAGCAGGTCAATCAGAGGGCACACAAAACAGTGATGTTCTACTGCTCCATGCTGCTGCTTCAGCTGCTCCCCATCTTTCTGAAGATAGTCTCAGATGCCCTGTGGGAATTCGAGGGCAACATGGCAATGGTCCGTTCGCAGGATTACCCTGGAGACTGGATGTCAGCAGGGGCTCTACACATCATGCTGCTGGTGATGCTTCAGGTGCCTCCTTGCATTAA